A window of Chloroflexota bacterium genomic DNA:
CCGATCAGTTCGCGCACCTGGAAGCCAAGCTCCAGGAGTTTCAGCGCCGTCTTGGTGGAAGCATTGCAGCCAATCCCGTCACAGTAGCAGACATAGGTTTGTGACTTGTCGAGCGCCGCGGTTGATTCGGAGCTGATTTGCCGGTGGGGAAGGCTGATTGCGCCGGGGATATGCTCGGTGGCATAGGCACTGGCAGCGCGGCCGTCCACAACAACGATGCGATCGTCTCGTCCCATAGCCTCGTAGAGGTCCGCCGAGTCCATTTCGTAGGCGAGTTTGGCCTGGTAGTATGCGATCTGACTGATTCCCATCTCGTTCTTCCCGGGTGATGCGGCGCTTATCTACTTACCGGATTGCTGCGTGCTCTCCGCCTGGCATAGCGGGCAAGCTCCCGGTTCGCTCAACCGGGTGCCACACTGCTCGCAGCGGTGAAGACCCCCCTCCTCCGTTGCTTCCAAGCGGGCGACGGCTTGTTGGCGCACGGCAGGGTCTGCGATGAGCTCGATGGCCTGGCGCAGGCGGCGTTGGCGGTCGGTGTCGTCGTCCGTGGCGGCGGGCGGGCGCGGCGTTTTTCTATTCGGCTGGGGAAGTGAACCCGGCGTAGCGCGGGGGGCAGGCCGTTGGCCGCGCACGCGGAATTCGAGTTTGCTCACGAGCGGTCGGCCCATGCTCTTGTTCAGATCGCGCATGAGCTGGGGCGTGCGCATGTGCAGTTCGTGGATGGCGGCCGAAGAAGGGGCTTCCACGACCAGGACGCCGCGTAGGAAGCGGACGGGACGCGCAGCACGGGCATGAAGGGGTAATTCCGCCGCCACAGCACGCCAGGCGGCGAACGCCGCGGCGCGCTTGAGCTGCTCGGAGATGCCAAGCTCTTCGATGGTGCCGGGCAGGATGTCCTTCAGCGACTTAAACACACGCAGTCCTTCCTCCCACATAAGCCTAGCATAGTCTCGAGTGAGCTTTGACGGGCTCTCCCATTGGCGTTAGAGTTCCCATCTTTTGAGGAGACCTCTGCACAACCCTTGCCGCAGCGAGGAAGTCCCTTCGCCGTCCTCGGCGTAGCGATGCGGCAAGGCATGGCTAGTGGGCGGCGAAATGCCAAAACATCGACACAACGCGCGTATGTTCGCGTCCGGTAGCCGCGCCAGAGCGACGAATTCACGCGTAGCATCCGCAGCAGTCCTCTCCTTTCCAGGCATGAGGCGCCACCTTCTTTACTCAAGAAGAGTGCCCTAATGTGTAAAGTATGTCTGCGCACACCCGTTAAGTATCTCCCAGGTTTATACAAGAGGACCGGGGTGAGGGGGAATCTTCCGCGGATTCCGCCCAATTCCCTTGTGGCCGTCAGAGCGACGAACGTGTCCCCTCTGGATTCTGCGACGGCACTAATGGGACGAGTATTGACCATCCAGTCCGTAATTCGACACTTCGGTTATCCTGCACTGTGCTAGCTAATTTGCTCAACACAGGCAGGCCCAACACGTACGGCTGCACCGCCACGTCCGTTACACTGAAGTGAGACTCTCCATGGCACAGCAGAGGAGACGGCGCCTGTGAGGATCCCGATTACGATGTCGCACGGCACCGATCAAATCCCAGGCCAGCGCAACCCGCTGGCCAAAGAACATTTCGCGCAGCTCGTTGCTATCGCCCACGAACTGGGATTCCAATCCATCAGCTACGATGACCTGGCAGCATGGCTGTGGCACGGCGGCACTTTGCCGGAGCGTCCCATTATGTTCGACTTCGACCATCCGATGAAGTCCATGCGCCATGAGGTGTTCCCGGTGCTGGACGAATATGGATACACGGCAAACCTCTTCATCAACACCGGTCTGATGGACGACATGTACCAAGCAGGCGTGCCGGACGGTGCCGAGCGGCGATACTTACTCTGGGAAGAGGCCGGCGAACTGGCCGAGGCCGGCTGGCAGATCGGCGCGCACACGGTTACGCATCCAAATTTGTCTGAGCTCAGTCTGTTAGATCCCACCGGCGAGAAGCTGAGCGCCGAGCTGGAAAAGTGCGACGCGACGATTGAAAAACACCTCGGCATCACGCCGCAGGACTTTGCATTTACCGGCACGAGTTGGAGCAGCAGCGCGGAACGTGAAGTGAAGGCGCGCTATCGCTTTGGTCGCTTGTGGATTGTCGGAGCGGAGTACCAGGTGGACGGCAAGAAGACCCGTTACGCGGACCTGGCCGGTGTGCCCGGAGCAGACGAGCCTGACGGCGGCCCGCCCCACGCCGCGCGCTACATCACGCGCCATGCCGATCCCTACCGCCTACCGTCTATGGAGATCAACGCGCTCATTTTCGCGCCCGCAGCCTTTCGCCGCTATTTGGAGGGTGCTTGGGAAGCCTAGCAGGCGTTGTCAGCAACGTGTTGCACCAGCGCAGTCACCGACTGCGCTTCGGCTATACGCTCCTGCCCCGCCGTACGCCCCTATATGGTCTGACGACATCAAGTAGCAGGAGTGCGGGAAAGGAGAGAGCTACTTCACAGTGTGCCGTTAGCCTGCGCGGTGCACCGGCGCTTGCGTATTTGAGAGTTTCTCCAGCAACCTTGCGCCGGTTTGGCCTGCATCGTATTGCTGCAACGTGCGGGCGAGCACCGCAGCCTTCTTGTGCACATCTGCTGATCTCAGCGTCGTCTCGATCGCCCCGCGCAGCGCCGCGCTCGAGGCACGTGCAGGGTCAACCGCAGTACCGACCCCGAGCCACTGGACGCGCTGGGCATTGTCGGGCTGGTCGTCCGCAAAAGGCACAACCACCGCCGGCTTGCCGTGCAGCAGCGCACCCATAGTCGAGCTCAAGCCGCCGTGGTGCACCACGACCTGCGCTTTCGGAATGATGATGCTGTTCGGCACGAACCGTTCAACGCGTACGTTGCCCGGCGGTGTGGGTAGGTCGGAGAGATTGCCGCCGGTGGTCACCACCACGTCGGCATCAAGTCCCCCCGCTGCTTCAAAGAGCGTAGCGAAGAACGCTGACTGGTAGATGCTCTGCACTGTGCCGATGGTGGCGTACACAAGCGGTCGCTCGCCGGGCAAGGCCTCCAGCCACGCCGGCACTGCATAGTCGCGCGGGCGGTCCCAGAGAGACGGACCGACAAAGTGCACCGTGGGCGGCCAGTCCTGCCGAGGGTATTCGAACTCCCACGGCATTAATGCGAGCACTACGTACGGCGAAATGGTGCTCTTAAGGTAGCTGTCGCGGACGGGCGGCAAGCCGAATTCGGCGCGAATTTCGTTGAACTGGCGGTCGTGCCGACGCGCCACGATGCGGAAGAGCGACCAGAACAGCGGCGTCGCGCAGCGCTGGAGCAGGTTGGGAGGGTAGGGTAGCCGGATTCCGTAGGGATGCGCGCCTTCGCCCTCAAGCAGCCCGGGCGCCACCGTCGTCGTAGCCCACGGCAGGCCGGTGATGTCTGCCACGATGCCGGCGAGATGCGTGAAGCCATCGAAGACAAGCACGTCCGGTTGCCACGACGTTACGGCGTCCAATACTTCACGGGCAGCGGTGGCGGCAAACGAGTAGAAGACCTCGCGAATCATGTAGTCTAAGCGTCGCTTGCCGCGCAGCCGTCCCAGCTCCGGCCAGCGCCTGAGCGCTTCTTCCGCTGTAATTGCCGGCCCCACCGGGAAGAACTGAGTTGCCAATGGCGCTACCGTCCCCTCCATGCTCGGACCGGTAGCGTAGCCTACCGCGTGCCCGCGTTCACGCAACGCTTGCACAATGGGGAGCGTGGGATTTATGTGCCCGGAAGCCGGTATGGCGGCAAACAGAAAGCGAGCCACTCTATTTCAATTCACGTCTACAGCAGTCGCGTGGGCGGCTGCAACGAAACTCTCGCGGATAGCGGGACGAAACGACCATAGTACAATGGTAGCAAAGGCGTCGGTTGGCAGGGCCGGTTTACCGATCATACTCGGGTCAACGGCAGCGAGAGGTGTGCAGGACCCAGATGGCGCGCGGGCTGCAAGCCGTTTCTACGTGACCTCACTCACGGCATACGGGCCCGTCTGCGGTGATCGTGACAGCATTCTGCTGTTTATGTGTGAGTAGCATGAATCCCACTATCCAGAACGATAGAACACGCGGCGGCAGAGAAGACCTCTCCGGCTGTCGGGTCGTGGTCATGGGCCTCGGTCTGCATGGCGGCGGTGTTGGCGTCGTGCAATATCTGGCGGCACAGGGAGCTGCGGTAACGGTTACAGACTTACGGGACGCGGAGACGTTACGTCCCTCGTTGGCGGAGTTGGAGGGTCTGTCGCTTCGCTACGTCCTGGGACGTCACGAGGAGGATGACTTCCAGCGCGCCGACCTGGTCATTCGCAATCCCGCCGTACCGCTGGATTCACCATACCTGGCCGTGGCGCGCAAGGCCGGTGCGCGGATCGAGATGGAGAGCAGTCTTTTCATACGCGCATGTCCCAGCCCGCACATTGCGGGCATTACCGGCACCAAGGGCAAGACCACGACTACGGTGCTGCTCTCCCAGATGCTGGCCGCGGCCGGATGTCACGTGGTTACGGCCGGCAATCTGCGCGTCTCGATGCTGAGCCAACTTGCGGACATTAGCGAGGAAACGCGAGTGGTGCTGGAGCTATCCAGTTGGCAGTTGGAAGCCTTCGTGCCCCATGCGTACAGTCCGCCGCTGGCCGTGGTGACAAACGTACTGCCCGACCACCTGAATCGCTATGCGGGTATGGACGACTATGCGGCTGCCAAAGAGATCAATGTCCAATTTCAACACGCGGATGACACCGCCGTCCTCAATCTTCGCAATGCCTACACGCGGCAGATGGGCGAGCGGGCGCCTGGACGCGTGACGTGGTTTACCGCCCAAGATTCCATACCGGGTGAAGCAGATTCCCCGCTGTGGGGCGCACACTTGCGGGAAAACCTGGCTGCGGCATCGGCTGCCGCGCGGGTATGGGGTGTGGACGATACCGCGATCGCGGCGGCGGTGCAGCGCTTTACCGGTGTGCCGCATCGGCAGGAATTGGTGCGAGAGTGGCGCGGCATCCGCTTTATAAACGACACCACCGCCACCATGCCCACCGCTACGGTTGCGTGCATCGAGACCATTCCCGGCCCGAAGGTACTCCTGCTGGGCGGCGCGGACAAACAGCTCGACTTTGCGGGGCTGGCGCAGTCGCTGCATGCCCATAGAGAGATGATCCGGGGTATTGTGCTCTTGGAAGGCAGCGCCACGGACCGATTGGTGGCGGAGTTGCCACTGCCTGTCGCAGGCCGTTATACAGACATGGATGAAGCGCTTACACAGGCCGTCGCGCTGGCCCGCGCCGGAGACGCGGTGATCCTCTCACCGGGCTGCGCCTCATTCGGCATGTTCCAGCACGAATTCGAACGCGGCGAGGCTTTCCGTAGGTGGGTCGCCGCTTTGCCCAAATAATCCTCAGTGGGGAACTATATACCTCACTAGCCACACGTATAAAGGGTACTGGGTCATTAGCCTAACGATAGAAGCAGACCGGACAATTTAACCCACTAGGGACAAAAAAGGTGTCCATATAACGGGTGGTTTTTGGTACTTGGAGAGAAAATGGAGGTCGGCAAGGGAGATACAACCTGGGACGTGATGTGACAGGAGTAGGTGATGAAGAAAGTAATGGTTGAGGCATTTGAGTGCTTGATAGGAACAACGCGGTCAAGTGTCCGGTGGCAGTGTCAAGTTGGAATAGACTATGAAACAGGGAGGGTTAGTTCAAGAGAAGAGCGGGATGCTGCCATTCGGGAGGCTGCGAGGGTAGCAAGTGTCAATGGTGGGGAGACACGCACCGACGCTTTGGCAAGGATAGTGGGGATACTCATTCTTGAAAGAGAAGAGTAAGATTCAAGTCTAAGGAGTAGGGCAATGGCGAAAGAGCAAGGCCAGGAACATATAAATCGGGCGCCGTCTCAGTGGCTCATCTGAACGATGTCCAGCGGTTTTCCGCGCACGTTAAAGAGGCTGCCTGACGCAAGGTCGCCGTGCGTTTCGCAGCGGTTCGCCCTAAAGAATGGTCGCTATTGAGCAAAGAATGCGAAGCTCCCGTAAGATCGTTCCAAGACGACGCAGGCACCCGCATACGTCAAAGTGGCATGGTTCGTGCACAATTCATGGAGGCGAGGGCCAACGCAGTGGTGTCGTGAAGGAACATCGGGCTAACCCTGATTGGCAGGAGCATCCCCGTCTATTATGATAAGAATCGAATAATCCTCGATAGGAGAAAGGTGCTGCGCATGGGCAAGAAAGAAAATAGCTCCGCGCTCAAGCTTCATGCTGACGGAAACGGTGGCATCTACTTCGACCCGGAAGACATACTAAACGACCCCGAAATCCAGCGGAAAGCAGAGGAATTTTCTGCCATTCTGCGAGAGATGTCACGTGAGAAGGCCTCCAACACAGATTCTGCCAAGGAAACTGATGAGTAAGTGATCTGGGGCATAGCTCTCTATCCTACCGTTATTGGATATCTCTTTCTGCGGCAATGGAACTATACTCGATTCGAGATTCCACACGACTCCGGCTACCACGTGCTCTTCAAGTCCATCACTGCTGGAATGATCCTATTTCCAGTTCCCTATCTGATCGCA
This region includes:
- the murD gene encoding UDP-N-acetylmuramoyl-L-alanine--D-glutamate ligase; amino-acid sequence: MNPTIQNDRTRGGREDLSGCRVVVMGLGLHGGGVGVVQYLAAQGAAVTVTDLRDAETLRPSLAELEGLSLRYVLGRHEEDDFQRADLVIRNPAVPLDSPYLAVARKAGARIEMESSLFIRACPSPHIAGITGTKGKTTTTVLLSQMLAAAGCHVVTAGNLRVSMLSQLADISEETRVVLELSSWQLEAFVPHAYSPPLAVVTNVLPDHLNRYAGMDDYAAAKEINVQFQHADDTAVLNLRNAYTRQMGERAPGRVTWFTAQDSIPGEADSPLWGAHLRENLAAASAAARVWGVDDTAIAAAVQRFTGVPHRQELVREWRGIRFINDTTATMPTATVACIETIPGPKVLLLGGADKQLDFAGLAQSLHAHREMIRGIVLLEGSATDRLVAELPLPVAGRYTDMDEALTQAVALARAGDAVILSPGCASFGMFQHEFERGEAFRRWVAALPK
- a CDS encoding glycosyltransferase, which translates into the protein MARFLFAAIPASGHINPTLPIVQALRERGHAVGYATGPSMEGTVAPLATQFFPVGPAITAEEALRRWPELGRLRGKRRLDYMIREVFYSFAATAAREVLDAVTSWQPDVLVFDGFTHLAGIVADITGLPWATTTVAPGLLEGEGAHPYGIRLPYPPNLLQRCATPLFWSLFRIVARRHDRQFNEIRAEFGLPPVRDSYLKSTISPYVVLALMPWEFEYPRQDWPPTVHFVGPSLWDRPRDYAVPAWLEALPGERPLVYATIGTVQSIYQSAFFATLFEAAGGLDADVVVTTGGNLSDLPTPPGNVRVERFVPNSIIIPKAQVVVHHGGLSSTMGALLHGKPAVVVPFADDQPDNAQRVQWLGVGTAVDPARASSAALRGAIETTLRSADVHKKAAVLARTLQQYDAGQTGARLLEKLSNTQAPVHRAG
- a CDS encoding polysaccharide deacetylase family protein, producing the protein MRIPITMSHGTDQIPGQRNPLAKEHFAQLVAIAHELGFQSISYDDLAAWLWHGGTLPERPIMFDFDHPMKSMRHEVFPVLDEYGYTANLFINTGLMDDMYQAGVPDGAERRYLLWEEAGELAEAGWQIGAHTVTHPNLSELSLLDPTGEKLSAELEKCDATIEKHLGITPQDFAFTGTSWSSSAEREVKARYRFGRLWIVGAEYQVDGKKTRYADLAGVPGADEPDGGPPHAARYITRHADPYRLPSMEINALIFAPAAFRRYLEGAWEA
- a CDS encoding DUF721 domain-containing protein, encoding MFKSLKDILPGTIEELGISEQLKRAAAFAAWRAVAAELPLHARAARPVRFLRGVLVVEAPSSAAIHELHMRTPQLMRDLNKSMGRPLVSKLEFRVRGQRPAPRATPGSLPQPNRKTPRPPAATDDDTDRQRRLRQAIELIADPAVRQQAVARLEATEEGGLHRCEQCGTRLSEPGACPLCQAESTQQSGK
- a CDS encoding rhodanese-like domain-containing protein; amino-acid sequence: MGISQIAYYQAKLAYEMDSADLYEAMGRDDRIVVVDGRAASAYATEHIPGAISLPHRQISSESTAALDKSQTYVCYCDGIGCNASTKTALKLLELGFQVRELIGGLDWWKRDGYATHGEAACTETGVTCAC